The Pseudofrankia inefficax genome window below encodes:
- the bcp gene encoding thioredoxin-dependent thiol peroxidase has translation MTDSSARLAAGDVAPDFTLPDADGKDVSLASYRGRRVVVYFYPRASTPGCTKQACDFRDSLAQLNDAGIDVLGVSPDKPAALVKFRDNEGLTFPLLSDPDRAVLTAYGAYGEKMMYGKVTTGVIRSTFVVGADGTLEKVLYNVKATGHVAKLIRELGLAAA, from the coding sequence ATGACCGACTCCTCGGCTCGCCTGGCCGCGGGCGACGTTGCCCCCGACTTCACGCTCCCGGACGCCGACGGCAAGGACGTGTCGCTCGCGTCCTACCGGGGCCGGCGGGTCGTCGTGTACTTCTACCCACGGGCGAGCACACCCGGCTGCACCAAGCAGGCCTGCGACTTCCGCGACAGCCTGGCCCAGCTGAACGACGCCGGCATCGACGTGCTGGGCGTCTCCCCGGACAAGCCCGCGGCGCTGGTGAAGTTCCGCGACAACGAGGGCCTGACGTTCCCGCTGCTGTCCGACCCCGACCGCGCCGTGCTGACCGCGTATGGCGCCTACGGCGAGAAGATGATGTACGGCAAGGTGACCACCGGTGTGATCCGCTCGACCTTCGTCGTCGGCGCCGACGGCACCCTGGAGAAGGTGCTCTACAACGTGAAGGCCACCGGTCACGTCGCCAAGCTGATCCGCGAGCTGGGGCTCGCGGCGGCCTGA
- a CDS encoding dienelactone hydrolase family protein gives MLSVTKLDVPTDDGVMDVHLHLPAGHPADAGPALPTVIMYPDAFGVRPATDDMAQRLADLGYAVALPNVHFRTPDALPFDPKTAFSDPAERARLGQVMGVANAGAMAATGALLAALADVPAANAEKVGTTGYCMGGRLSFLAAGTFPDRVAAAASFHGGRLAVADDPASPHTQADRIQARLYFGVADEDGSCTPEDQARLAAALDQAKVDYRLELYPGARHGFAVTDHPGVYDEKAAEQHWQRTAELFDAVLKA, from the coding sequence GTGTTGTCCGTGACCAAGCTCGACGTGCCCACCGACGACGGTGTGATGGACGTCCACCTGCACCTTCCGGCCGGGCACCCGGCCGACGCCGGCCCCGCGCTGCCCACGGTGATCATGTACCCGGACGCGTTCGGCGTTCGGCCGGCGACCGACGACATGGCCCAACGGCTCGCGGATCTCGGCTACGCCGTGGCGCTGCCGAACGTCCACTTCCGCACGCCGGACGCCCTCCCGTTCGACCCGAAGACCGCGTTCTCCGACCCGGCGGAGCGGGCCAGGCTGGGGCAGGTCATGGGGGTGGCCAACGCGGGCGCCATGGCCGCCACCGGCGCACTGCTCGCGGCGCTGGCCGACGTCCCGGCGGCGAACGCCGAGAAGGTCGGCACCACCGGCTACTGCATGGGCGGGAGGCTGTCGTTCCTCGCGGCCGGCACGTTCCCCGACCGGGTCGCCGCCGCCGCGTCGTTCCACGGCGGCCGGCTCGCCGTCGCGGACGACCCGGCGAGCCCGCACACCCAGGCGGACAGGATTCAGGCGAGGCTGTACTTCGGGGTGGCGGACGAGGACGGCTCCTGCACCCCCGAGGACCAGGCCCGGCTCGCGGCCGCGCTGGACCAGGCGAAGGTCGACTACCGGCTGGAGCTCTACCCAGGCGCCCGGCATGGCTTCGCGGTCACCGACCACCCCGGCGTCTACGACGAGAAGGCCGCCGAACAGCACTGGCAGCGCACCGCCGAACTCTTCGACGCCGTCCTCAAGGCGTAG
- a CDS encoding DUF3618 domain-containing protein, with product MPQDPAIIQSQIEETRAELAETIDAIAELVHPRRVAERAGEQARAKLAELRARAGHHGGQPLELAADAPGAGLVAAEPPGVRGPAGGSRSVRWGRVALAVGATMLLVVGTTRRRRRHRG from the coding sequence GTGCCGCAGGACCCGGCGATCATCCAGAGTCAGATCGAGGAGACACGCGCCGAGCTGGCGGAGACCATCGACGCGATCGCGGAGCTGGTCCACCCCCGCCGGGTCGCCGAGCGCGCGGGCGAGCAGGCCCGCGCGAAGCTCGCCGAGCTGCGCGCCCGCGCCGGCCACCACGGCGGCCAGCCGCTCGAGCTCGCGGCCGACGCCCCCGGCGCGGGCCTGGTCGCCGCGGAGCCGCCCGGCGTGCGTGGTCCGGCCGGAGGGTCCCGCAGCGTCCGGTGGGGCCGGGTCGCGCTCGCGGTCGGCGCGACGATGCTGCTGGTGGTGGGCACCACCCGGCGCCGTCGCCGGCACCGAGGCTGA
- a CDS encoding SCO family protein, whose translation MATTSPAVVATVRPAGARRPARRTAPVAHPARAARAAPAARTVPVAAIALTALFAGAPACADHTPGMQAAIVDDRRGDGLHGISPATRLPMPALDLTGTDGLAFHLRARTAGLVTLLYFGYTHCPDVCPTTMADLAAALGALDPVVRGQVRVVFVSTDPARDTPAVLASWLHHFDPGFGFYGLTGPFARIQATARTLGVDVPPPTARADGAMTQNHGADVLAFGRDGYLALRYPPGTQITDYIHDLPVLVRAGAPR comes from the coding sequence ATGGCCACCACCTCGCCGGCCGTCGTCGCCACGGTTCGGCCGGCCGGCGCCCGCCGGCCGGCCCGGCGCACGGCGCCGGTCGCGCACCCGGCGCGGGCTGCCCGCGCGGCGCCTGCGGCTCGTACGGTGCCGGTCGCGGCGATCGCGTTGACGGCGCTGTTCGCGGGGGCGCCGGCCTGCGCCGACCACACCCCTGGCATGCAGGCCGCGATCGTCGACGACCGTCGCGGCGACGGCCTGCACGGGATCAGCCCGGCGACGCGGCTGCCGATGCCGGCGCTCGACCTGACCGGCACCGACGGGCTCGCGTTCCACCTGCGCGCCCGCACCGCCGGCCTGGTGACGTTGCTGTACTTCGGCTACACGCACTGCCCGGACGTCTGCCCGACGACGATGGCAGACCTCGCCGCCGCGCTGGGCGCGCTCGACCCGGTGGTCCGCGGCCAGGTCCGCGTCGTCTTCGTCAGCACCGACCCGGCGCGCGACACGCCAGCGGTGCTCGCCAGCTGGTTGCACCATTTCGACCCCGGGTTCGGCTTCTACGGCCTGACCGGCCCGTTCGCACGGATCCAGGCGACCGCGCGCACCCTGGGCGTCGACGTCCCACCGCCGACGGCGCGCGCGGACGGTGCGATGACGCAGAACCACGGCGCCGACGTGCTCGCGTTCGGCCGCGACGGCTACCTGGCGCTGCGCTACCCGCCGGGCACCCAGATCACCGACTACATCCATGACCTTCCGGTCCTGGTGCGGGCGGGAGCGCCGCGATGA
- a CDS encoding MauE/DoxX family redox-associated membrane protein, with protein MSHHPAASGALGGRRPWARVASTLLRLGLGVLWLVAGCLKVGDADGMVRSVRAFRILPEALVHPVAYAVPFVEIALGVLLLLGLAVRAGALLSCLLLAVYIGAIASAAARGLHIECGCFSKGGDLAKGAPTHYTSELVRDSLLLLASALLAVWPDGYLTLDRLLFGPAPDRRPRTSGGLDEHRAGDEHRAGDEHRADGEADGHETDDSRDGGDWHDGYRVRTGDQPRPGDRAGRMRRER; from the coding sequence ATGAGCCACCATCCGGCGGCCAGCGGCGCGCTGGGCGGCAGGCGGCCGTGGGCGCGGGTGGCCTCGACGCTGCTGCGGCTCGGGCTGGGCGTGCTGTGGCTGGTCGCCGGCTGCCTGAAGGTCGGCGACGCGGACGGGATGGTCCGCTCGGTGCGGGCGTTCCGCATCCTGCCGGAGGCGCTGGTCCATCCCGTCGCCTACGCGGTGCCGTTCGTGGAGATCGCGCTCGGAGTCCTGCTCCTGCTGGGCCTGGCCGTGCGGGCCGGCGCGCTGCTGTCGTGCCTGCTGCTGGCGGTCTACATCGGGGCGATCGCGTCCGCGGCCGCCCGCGGCCTGCACATCGAGTGTGGCTGCTTCTCGAAAGGCGGCGATCTCGCGAAGGGCGCGCCGACCCATTACACATCGGAACTAGTTCGTGACAGTCTGCTTCTGCTGGCCAGCGCGCTGCTGGCGGTCTGGCCCGACGGCTACCTGACGCTGGACCGCCTGCTGTTCGGCCCGGCCCCCGACCGTCGACCCAGGACGTCCGGCGGCCTCGACGAGCACCGGGCTGGCGACGAGCACCGGGCTGGCGACGAGCACCGGGCCGACGGCGAAGCCGACGGGCACGAGACCGACGACAGCCGCGACGGCGGGGACTGGCACGACGGGTACCGGGTGCGGACGGGCGACCAGCCGCGGCCCGGGGACAGGGCGGGACGCATGAGGCGCGAGCGATGA
- a CDS encoding DsbA family protein, translating into MSTGAGRGSGRGNGPGAGRSGGGVDTGPRPDRDPRGAVRRERAAAARAQAAARERRRKQMIVLASVLGVIILAAVIGIVVQNTRQHSKPVVLPATATGQDNGIVVGKATAPVTVDFYEDFQCPICRQFETTTGSTVRSLIDAGKIKAVYHMMSFIGPDSVRAANAGAAAANDGKFEQYHQVLFANQPAENSGGFSNDRLIQLGSQVGLTSPAFTSAVRSGRYDGYVAKVADSASKRGVTGTPTVMVDGKTLSQDQLLPDPFKAAVNAAG; encoded by the coding sequence ATGAGCACGGGCGCGGGACGCGGATCGGGCCGGGGCAACGGCCCGGGTGCTGGCCGCTCGGGCGGCGGGGTCGACACCGGTCCCCGGCCGGACCGGGACCCGCGCGGGGCGGTCCGGCGCGAACGGGCCGCGGCGGCCCGGGCGCAGGCCGCGGCGAGGGAGCGGCGGCGCAAGCAGATGATCGTGCTCGCCTCGGTGCTCGGCGTGATCATCCTCGCCGCCGTCATCGGCATCGTCGTGCAGAACACCCGCCAGCACTCCAAGCCGGTCGTCCTCCCGGCCACGGCGACCGGCCAGGACAACGGCATCGTCGTCGGCAAGGCGACCGCCCCGGTCACGGTCGACTTCTACGAGGACTTCCAGTGCCCGATCTGCCGGCAGTTCGAGACCACCACCGGCTCGACCGTGCGCTCGCTGATCGACGCGGGCAAGATCAAGGCCGTCTACCACATGATGTCGTTCATCGGGCCCGACTCGGTCCGTGCCGCGAACGCGGGGGCCGCCGCGGCCAACGACGGCAAGTTCGAGCAGTACCACCAGGTGCTGTTCGCCAACCAGCCGGCGGAGAACTCCGGGGGCTTCTCCAACGACCGGCTCATCCAGCTCGGCTCGCAGGTCGGCCTGACGTCGCCGGCCTTCACCAGCGCGGTGAGGTCGGGCCGGTACGACGGCTACGTCGCCAAGGTCGCGGACAGCGCGTCCAAGCGCGGGGTGACCGGTACCCCGACCGTGATGGTCGACGGCAAGACGCTCTCCCAGGACCAGCTGCTCCCCGACCCGTTCAAGGCCGCGGTCAACGCCGCCGGCTGA
- a CDS encoding histidine phosphatase family protein yields the protein MSLDSHGRVPAGRIVLVRHGETEWSRSGRHTGRTDIPLTPDGERRAAALLPALRGFRFALVATSPRTRAIHTADLAGLFAAPVGGGPTHQRQGGPDGVRPAVADVAAREVWPDLAEWDYGDLEGLTTPTIRETQPGWTIWTGRVPGGETAGQVAARADAVLARALPLLRDGDVALVGHGHMSRVLIARWLGLDPARGASFLVEPASLTILEHERETRVLGSLNLRPSPPEARLDAFQPGASASAL from the coding sequence GTGAGTCTTGACAGCCACGGCCGCGTACCTGCCGGCCGGATCGTGCTGGTCCGGCACGGAGAGACGGAGTGGAGCAGGTCGGGCCGCCATACCGGCCGTACCGACATTCCGCTCACCCCCGACGGCGAACGGCGCGCGGCCGCGCTGCTGCCGGCGCTGCGGGGCTTCCGGTTCGCGCTGGTCGCGACCAGCCCGCGCACCCGCGCCATCCACACCGCCGATCTGGCCGGCCTTTTCGCCGCGCCCGTAGGTGGCGGGCCGACGCACCAGCGCCAGGGCGGCCCCGACGGGGTGCGCCCGGCCGTGGCCGACGTGGCGGCGCGCGAGGTCTGGCCCGATTTGGCCGAGTGGGACTACGGCGACCTGGAGGGCCTGACCACGCCGACGATCCGCGAGACCCAGCCGGGCTGGACGATCTGGACCGGCCGGGTGCCCGGCGGGGAGACCGCCGGCCAGGTCGCCGCCCGGGCCGACGCGGTGCTGGCCCGGGCGCTGCCGCTGCTGCGCGACGGTGACGTCGCACTGGTCGGACACGGGCACATGTCGCGGGTGCTGATCGCGCGCTGGCTCGGGTTGGACCCGGCGCGCGGCGCGTCGTTCCTGGTGGAGCCGGCGAGCCTGACCATCCTTGAGCACGAGCGGGAGACCCGGGTCCTCGGTTCGCTCAACCTGCGGCCGTCGCCGCCGGAGGCCAGGCTGGACGCCTTCCAGCCCGGCGCCTCCGCGTCCGCGCTATAG
- a CDS encoding lysylphosphatidylglycerol synthase transmembrane domain-containing protein — protein MLAADATGATTLPTSPAGLPLLGRGSRDAGEAARDRAPTSGASRAARRSRSLATPLNLRVLVRRTSVLAGPAAIPVVPGSPAVPMLTAGPDRTRQAGPAFAIGLPAVAGMAGGADAVALPAPGGRARARNAGLGDRALAASELDFGARRALRPPRRRTVLLAVVLGVPLAVLAVQFRAEVEHQLADIPAPSWPWLPLCGVGTVLYYVSNGIALRAGSGLPVGVRVATGVQFAAAAANRIIPAGLGAIAVNLRFLERRGLPRPAGVATIASIRVVCGLVHLAALACVAALLGDSRMTAGLTGPLRDTMSSLGLGPVCIVAGAVVAVLAVVLTRRRVRDRLRGPLATFRAHLSGLVHSPGRAAALSGSLAGTKVAQVIALTASERAFGGNVSVLSVAAVYLVGSAVAGAAPTAGNVGAIEPALAIGLTAAGGPAAAMVTAVLVFRLITYWLPVVPGVIALTALRRRGDL, from the coding sequence TTGTTGGCAGCGGACGCGACCGGAGCGACGACGCTCCCCACGTCACCGGCCGGGCTGCCACTGCTGGGTCGAGGCTCACGCGACGCCGGCGAGGCCGCGCGCGACCGAGCCCCGACCAGCGGCGCCAGCCGAGCGGCCAGGCGGTCGCGGTCGCTGGCGACCCCGCTGAACCTTCGGGTGCTGGTACGGCGCACGTCGGTGCTGGCTGGCCCGGCGGCCATCCCGGTCGTCCCGGGCTCGCCGGCGGTTCCGATGCTGACCGCGGGGCCGGACCGGACCCGGCAGGCCGGCCCGGCCTTCGCCATCGGCCTGCCCGCCGTCGCCGGCATGGCGGGCGGCGCGGACGCCGTCGCGCTGCCGGCACCCGGCGGGCGCGCCCGCGCCCGGAACGCCGGGCTGGGGGACCGAGCCCTCGCCGCGAGCGAGCTGGACTTCGGGGCCCGCCGGGCGCTTCGGCCACCCCGGCGGCGCACGGTCCTGCTCGCCGTCGTCCTCGGGGTGCCGCTCGCGGTGCTCGCCGTCCAGTTCCGCGCCGAGGTCGAGCACCAGCTGGCCGACATCCCGGCGCCGAGCTGGCCGTGGCTGCCGCTCTGCGGCGTCGGGACCGTTCTGTACTACGTCTCCAACGGGATCGCGCTACGGGCGGGCAGTGGCCTGCCGGTGGGGGTGCGGGTCGCGACCGGGGTGCAGTTCGCCGCCGCCGCCGCGAACCGGATCATCCCCGCCGGCCTCGGCGCGATCGCCGTCAACCTGCGGTTCCTGGAACGCCGCGGACTTCCCCGGCCGGCCGGGGTCGCCACGATCGCGTCCATCCGGGTCGTCTGCGGCCTGGTGCACCTGGCCGCGCTCGCCTGCGTGGCCGCGCTGCTCGGCGACTCACGGATGACCGCGGGGCTGACCGGGCCGCTGCGCGACACGATGTCCAGCCTCGGCCTCGGACCGGTGTGCATCGTGGCGGGCGCCGTCGTCGCCGTCCTCGCGGTGGTGCTGACCCGCCGACGGGTGCGCGACCGGCTGCGCGGCCCGCTGGCGACCTTCCGGGCGCACCTGAGCGGGCTCGTCCACTCCCCCGGCCGGGCCGCCGCGCTCAGCGGTTCGCTGGCCGGGACGAAGGTGGCTCAGGTGATCGCGCTGACGGCCAGCGAACGGGCGTTCGGCGGCAACGTCAGCGTGCTGTCGGTCGCGGCCGTGTACCTGGTCGGCTCCGCGGTGGCGGGCGCCGCGCCGACGGCCGGCAACGTCGGCGCGATCGAGCCCGCGCTCGCGATCGGCCTGACGGCCGCCGGCGGCCCGGCCGCCGCGATGGTCACCGCCGTCCTGGTCTTCCGGCTGATCACTTACTGGCTGCCGGTCGTGCCGGGGGTGATCGCCCTGACGGCGTTGCGCAGAAGGGGCGACCTATAG